A window from Citrobacter amalonaticus encodes these proteins:
- a CDS encoding L-ribulose-5-phosphate 3-epimerase produces the protein MRSHPLGIYEKALPGNTSWVEKLALAKSCGFDFVEMSVDESEERLARLDWSLAERMEIISAIQKTGVRIPTMCLSAHRRFPFGSHDSQTRQQARAIMQKALRLAQDLGIRTIQLAGYDVYYEPQNEETIAWFEDAMAWAAEQAAAAQVMCAVEIMDTPFINSISKWKVLDEKINSPWFTVYPDVGNLTAWGNELESELAKGIDRIAAIHLKDTFPVTPDSPGQFRDVPFGEGCVDFIKLFKTLRRLNYRGTFLIEMWTEKSAEPLLEIIHARQWIESKMQAAGWYDERPLMAG, from the coding sequence GGCACTGGCAAAATCCTGCGGTTTCGATTTTGTCGAAATGTCGGTGGATGAGAGCGAAGAGCGGCTAGCGCGCCTCGACTGGTCACTGGCGGAGCGTATGGAAATCATTAGCGCGATCCAGAAAACCGGGGTGCGCATTCCAACGATGTGCTTATCCGCCCATCGCCGCTTCCCGTTCGGCAGCCACGATAGCCAGACTCGCCAGCAGGCGCGCGCCATCATGCAAAAAGCGCTGCGGCTAGCGCAGGATTTAGGGATACGGACCATCCAGCTTGCCGGTTATGACGTTTATTATGAGCCACAAAATGAAGAGACTATCGCCTGGTTCGAAGATGCGATGGCCTGGGCCGCGGAGCAGGCTGCAGCTGCGCAGGTGATGTGTGCCGTGGAAATCATGGATACGCCTTTCATCAATTCCATCAGTAAATGGAAAGTGCTGGATGAAAAAATTAACTCGCCGTGGTTCACCGTTTACCCGGACGTCGGCAACTTAACTGCCTGGGGTAACGAACTGGAGAGCGAACTGGCGAAAGGCATCGACCGTATTGCCGCGATCCATCTCAAAGACACATTCCCGGTGACGCCGGATTCGCCCGGGCAATTCCGCGATGTGCCCTTTGGCGAAGGGTGTGTGGACTTTATCAAGCTGTTCAAAACGCTACGCCGCCTTAACTATCGGGGAACCTTCCTGATTGAGATGTGGACGGAAAAGTCCGCCGAGCCGTTGTTAGAAATTATCCATGCGCGCCAGTGGATAGAGAGCAAGATGCAGGCAGCTGGGTGGTATGACGAACGGCCGCTCATGGCAGGTTAA